GATGTCATACCACTTAATCCACTGCAGAAGAACAGTCCAATGGGCCCCATGTAGGTCTCATAGGGGTTACTGACAGTGTTGAAGAGAGTGATGAGGATACTTCCTGCAGACCCCACCAGAGCTATTATCAGGAGACAGAGCACAAGGGCATGCAGAGCTAATGCAGCGCCCCCGATCTCCCCCATCTTGTCAAACACTGGAAACGAGAGCATTTTAACACAATAATTAAGATTAAACATAACAATGCAACACCATTCAATTCACTCTCTCTGATGAGTCCCTTGATTTTAAACAAAGATGATCCACGACTGCAATGAATAATCTCGTCTCACTTATGAATATTTACCGAGTAAAATAAATACCTTTAAGtgaaaaattatttgagtgaaTTTGTGAAAATGTATATGGAATTacatgaataaaaaatatatatacaaattgtGTTTTAAAATACACACCCCCCTATTCTATGTCATGCATTTCAATGTATTTCAGTTCAACCTTTAAACATGATCATTCCAAATAAGACAACAGGCTTATTACTTCCTTGTGAAGCATCATTTGTCATAAATAATAATTTCATATTATTTTATTTGTCTCCTTGTCTTTAAAGTAACCATATTGGTTTAGTAGAATTTAGTAGTGTCTATTTCATATAGAAGACATTTATATACAGATTGATTTTCTCACAGTAATCACAATCATAAAACACCTCTGTAGAGAACAGACAGTATCTTACCCGTGACCTTGTCTTTAGAGTCAAACCTGGGACAGGCCACTTTCACCTCGCTACCGTTAAACAGGCCCATCTGGAAGGTGACCAAGCCACTGGCACTGGTACTGTTTAAAGGGGAACACGCCAGAGAAGACTCTGACCAGTACGCCGACATGCCATAGCCGAGGATGGCCACACCGCCCATACTCAGAATAGCGCTGGAGAGGAAGTATATCACCTTCTTGGCGGACGGCATGTTTACGCCGTGTGCTCGTCGATGATCCCAATCGGCCCCAAAGCGCCCGTGCGATTCTCTCCGTGACCGATCACACGTTTCCGATCTCACAACCGTTTGTCAGCCAGCCGAACACAACCAAAAAAGACGCTGTGATTCCCAGAGAAGGAAATACAGGgtggagaagagacagagaagTGGGGTCATAAAAAATGGGCATTGATAGTGCCCCGCTCTTCAGTCCTGAAATCAGTTCTAGGGTTCACTTACTACTGGTAAAAGCAAGACCTGGTACATGAAAACTGACTTCAGATCAGTGCCATAGGAAACACTCCCATCCCCAATCCTG
The genomic region above belongs to Brachyhypopomus gauderio isolate BG-103 chromosome 3, BGAUD_0.2, whole genome shotgun sequence and contains:
- the clrn3 gene encoding clarin-3, whose translation is MPSAKKVIYFLSSAILSMGGVAILGYGMSAYWSESSLACSPLNSTSASGLVTFQMGLFNGSEVKVACPRFDSKDKVTVFDKMGEIGGAALALHALVLCLLIIALVGSAGSILITLFNTVSNPYETYMGPIGLFFCSGLSASSAFLALLLYLANMLAVNVAQRMAQLDPEVKVSDEKVTFLIGFYLVLPYIAVSLLTILLVYMYVHAAYTQRREQEKPTEDAPKDIMMY